A window of Phycisphaerae bacterium genomic DNA:
GGCGGCCCAAGAAGGATCTGGTGGCGAGCCTTGCCAGTCAGGCGCGGTTCGTTGTTGCCGTTGGAACCTGTGCGAGCTTTGGCGGTATCGGGGCCGATGGTGCCGTGGAAGCCTGCGGCGTGCAGTTCCTCAAGTGGGAAAAGGGTGGCTTTTTGGGGGCCGAGTTTGCGGCCCGCAGCGGCCTGCCGGTGATAAACCTGCCTGGGTGTCCCTGTCACAGCGATGTGATCGTAAGTACCTTGACGGCGCTACTCGGCGGTCAGTCGATTTCTCTCAGCAAGTTCAACACTCCGCTCATCTGGTACGGTCTGCTGGTTCACCAGGGTTGCACGCGTAACGAGTATCACGAGTATCGGGTTGAAGACCAAGGCTTTGGCGAGAAGGGTTGCCTGTTTTTCCACATGGGCTGCCACGGCCCACTGGCGTACGGGCCGTGCAACAAGGTGTTGTGGAATCGGCGTAGTTCCAAGACTCGGGTTGGGGTGCCGTGTTTCGGCTGTACGCGGCCCGACTTCCCGCAAGCCTATCCCTTCTATTACACGCGTAACATTGAGGGCATTCCCAAGCAGCTTCCGGACGGTGTGGACCGGGCGCACTACCTGGCCTACAAGGGCATGGCAGCAGCAGCAGCTCCGGATCGGCTCAAGGATCGCAGGACCCGTGTTTAGCAGCGAGGAGACTCCGTATTCCCATGACGGCTACATTGAACCATCCAGCGAAGCGATCCGTGACCAGGACGCTCGACATCCCGCTGAATCGGGTTGAGGGTGATCTTAGTATCCGTGTCGAGCTGGACAGCGGCCGCGTGTCAGAAGCCTGGAGTTCGGGGACCATGTATCGTGGCATCGAGAACATCCTGGTTGGCCGCGGCCCTCTTGATGGATTGGTGATCACGCCGCGCATCTGTGGCATTTGCAGCACGGCGCATCTGGCCGCCGCATCAAAGGCTCTGGACTCGATTTCTGGAATCCGGCCGCCCCCAGACGCCATTCGGGTCCGTAATCTTGCCCTCATGGCCGAACTGCTCCAAAGCGACGTCCGGCAGACGTTTCTGACCTTTGCGGCGGACTTCACGAATGGCGCTTATCAGAGACACCCCCTGCATGAGGAGGCCCTGAGGCGATATGCGCCGATGAAGGGAGAGACGGCCATTGATGTGATCCGGCAGACCCGCAAGATCGTTGAGATCGTGGCGATACTCGGTGGACAGTGGCCGCACTCTTCGTACATGGTGCCCGGCGGGGTGGCCGGTGTCCCCAGCCTTGCCGACCTTCTGCAGTGCCAGCATCTGCTGGCCGGCTACCGGGCCTGGTACGAACGTCGGATTCTGGGATGCTCGATCGATCGCTGGGGTGAAGTTCGCAGCGGGGCGGATCTGGATACCTGGCTTCATGAATGTGCCGCTCACCGCGACAGCGATCTGGGTTTCTTCATCCGCTTTGCCCGTCAGAACGGTCTTGACCGAATCGGTGGCGGACATGGCAGTTTCATCAGCTTTGGCCTACTCGATCTGCCACCGGGCACGGAGGTCCGTGGCCGAAACGGTTGCACGACCCACTTGATGGGTGGGGGCTTCGCCCGCGGGACGCACGTTACACCGTTCGATCCGGCCAACGTGACCGAGCACGTTGCGCACTCGTGGTATGTGGACTACCCCGGCGGCCGACATCCCCTCGAGGGTGAGACGCGTCCCTATGCCACCGGGGAAGAGAGCCAGAAGTACTCCTGGGCCAAAGCTCCCCGATATGCGGACTTGCCGGCCGAGACGGGGCCGCTCGCGGAGATGGTTGTTTCGCAGAACCCACTGTTTGCCGATTTGCTGACTTCGGGGCCTAGTGTCTTTGCCCGCCAGCTTGCGCGCCTGGTTCGGCCGGCGGAACTGATGCCGGCCATGAAGCAATGGCTCTCGGAGATATGCCCGGACGGCACCTTCTATGATCCCGCGTCGGCTATCGCTGAAGGCGAGGGATTCGGGACTGTGGAAGCCGCCCGCGGAGCGCTGGGACACTGGGTGAGGATTGAAGGCGGCAGCATTCAACGCTATCAGATTATCACGCCCACGGCGTGGAATGGCTCGCCGCGCGACTTCGGCCACGTCCGGGGACCTTGGGAGGAGGCGCTGATCGGAACACCGGTTGCTGATCCGGAGGATCCGGTGGAACTAGGCCACGTGGTCCGATCGTTCGACCCCTGCCTGGTCTGCACCGTACACGCCCTCCGTGGCGGGTGCAGCCTGATTCGCAGAGACCTGTGAGGCGTGGGATGAAACGCATTGTCTGTGTGGGCA
This region includes:
- a CDS encoding nickel-dependent hydrogenase large subunit; the encoded protein is MTATLNHPAKRSVTRTLDIPLNRVEGDLSIRVELDSGRVSEAWSSGTMYRGIENILVGRGPLDGLVITPRICGICSTAHLAAASKALDSISGIRPPPDAIRVRNLALMAELLQSDVRQTFLTFAADFTNGAYQRHPLHEEALRRYAPMKGETAIDVIRQTRKIVEIVAILGGQWPHSSYMVPGGVAGVPSLADLLQCQHLLAGYRAWYERRILGCSIDRWGEVRSGADLDTWLHECAAHRDSDLGFFIRFARQNGLDRIGGGHGSFISFGLLDLPPGTEVRGRNGCTTHLMGGGFARGTHVTPFDPANVTEHVAHSWYVDYPGGRHPLEGETRPYATGEESQKYSWAKAPRYADLPAETGPLAEMVVSQNPLFADLLTSGPSVFARQLARLVRPAELMPAMKQWLSEICPDGTFYDPASAIAEGEGFGTVEAARGALGHWVRIEGGSIQRYQIITPTAWNGSPRDFGHVRGPWEEALIGTPVADPEDPVELGHVVRSFDPCLVCTVHALRGGCSLIRRDL
- a CDS encoding NADH:ubiquinone oxidoreductase translates to MAATLYWIQCGGCGGDTISLLGADSPDIVELLTLLDIEILWHPSISTDTHSQHQDLLERILAGRQNLDVLCVEGAIIRGPGGTGMYDAMAGRPKKDLVASLASQARFVVAVGTCASFGGIGADGAVEACGVQFLKWEKGGFLGAEFAARSGLPVINLPGCPCHSDVIVSTLTALLGGQSISLSKFNTPLIWYGLLVHQGCTRNEYHEYRVEDQGFGEKGCLFFHMGCHGPLAYGPCNKVLWNRRSSKTRVGVPCFGCTRPDFPQAYPFYYTRNIEGIPKQLPDGVDRAHYLAYKGMAAAAAPDRLKDRRTRV